A single genomic interval of Oryzias latipes chromosome 3, ASM223467v1 harbors:
- the dhcr7 gene encoding 7-dehydrocholesterol reductase encodes MVLWAGPISLSGYKIRGPFSAVPQRLKSLQLRLNSQLQRGLLSAVTMETTRRRAQQTSNGKASEHAQQSAQWGRAWEVDWFSLISVVALLIFAPFIVFYFVMACDQFQCSVSEPLLQLYYGDVTLLSIWARAPSFSWSAAKIYAVWVGFQVFLYLCVPDVTHKFIPGYVGGVQDGARTPAGLINKYEINGLQCWLITHALWFANARYFHWFSPTIIFDNWIPLMWCANLLGYAVSTFAFVKAYIFPTNPEDCKFTGNVFYNYMMGIEFNPRIGKWFDFKLFFNGRPGIVAWTLINLSYMSKQQELYGTVTNSMILVNILQGIYVLDFFWNEAWYLKTIDICHDHFGWYLGWGDCVWLPYLYTLQGLYLVYHPVQLSDASALAVLLLGLLGYYIFRSTNHQKDLFRRHDGSCTIWGRKPSFIECSYRSADGGLHRSKLLTSGFWGVARHFNYTGDLMGSLAYCAACGLGHILPYFYIVYMTILLVHRCVRDEHRCSSKYGKDWKRYTDAVPYRLIPGVF; translated from the exons ATGGTCTTATGGGCGGGGCCTATCTCCCTTAGCGGTTACAAAATAAGAGGCCCTTTTTCTGCCGTTCCACAGCGGTTGAAGAGCCTCCAGCTCCGGCTAAACTCACAGCTGCAGCGCG GTTTGCTATCTGCGGTTACCATGGAGACCACTAGGAGGCGCGCGCAGCAGACGTCCAATGGGAAAGCCTCTGAGCACGCGCAGCAGTCAGCACAGTGGGGCAGAGCATG GGAGGTGGACTGGTTCTCTCTCATCAGCGTGGTGGCTCTCCTCATCTTTGCTCCCTTCATCGTCTTTTACTTCGTGATGGCCTGTGACCAGTTCCAGTGCTCCGTCAGCGAGCCTTTGCTGCAGCTTTATTACGGGGACGTGACGCTTCTCTCCATCTGGGCCCGGGCCCCCTCCTTCTCCTGGTCGGCGGCTAAGATATACGCCGTTTGGGTGGGCTTCCAG GTCTTCCTCTACCTGTGTGTCCCTGATGTCACCCACAAGTTTATTCCAGGGTATGTTGGGGGGGTGCAGGATGGAGCACGAACTCCTGCAG GTCTCATTAACAAGTATGAGATCAACGGGCTGCAGTGCTGGCTGATCACGCATGCCCTGTGGTTCGCCAACGCCCGGTACTTCCACTGGTTTTCTCCCACCATCATCTTCGATAACTGGATCCCGCTGATGTGGTGCGCCAATTTGCTCGGCTACGCCGTGTCCACGTTTGCCTTCGTCAAGGCCTACATCTTCCCCACCAACCCCGAGGACTG CAAGTTCACAGGAAATGTCTTCTACAACTACATGATGGGCATCGAGTTTAACCCGCGCATCGGCAAGTGGTTCGACTTCAAGCTTTTCTTCAACGGGCGACCCGGTATTGTGGCCTGGACTCTAATCAATCTGTCCTACATGTCCAAGCAGCAAGAGTTGTATGGAACCGTCACCAACTCCATGATTCTGGTCAACATCCTGCAG GGGATTTACGTGCTGGATTTCTTCTGGAATGAGGCGTGGTACCTGAAGACCATCGACATCTGCCACGACCACTTCGGATGGTATCTGGGATGGGGGGACTGCGTGTGGCTGCCATACCTGTACACGCTGCAG GGCCTGTACCTGGTTTACCACCCCGTCCAGCTCTCCGACGCCTCCGCCCTCGCAGTCCTGCTGCTCGGCCTCCTGGGATATTACATATTCCGCTCCACCAACCACCAGAAGGATCTCTTCCGTCGCCACGATGGCTCCTGCACAATTTGGGGCCGCAAGCCGTCTTTCATCGAATGCTCGTACCGCTCCGCCGATGGCGGCTTGCACCGAAGCAAACTGCTGACGTCAGGCTTCTGGGGCGTGGCCCGCCACTTCAACTACACCGGGGACCTCATGGGCTCTCTAGCCTACTGCGCCGCCTGCGGATTAGGCCACATACTTCCTTACTTCTACATCGTGTACATGACCATCCTGCTGGTCCACCGCTGTGTGCGTGACGAGCACCGCTGCAGCAGCAAGTACGGGAAGGACTGGAAGCGCTACACAGACGCAGTTCCTTACCGACTGATTCCTGGAGTGTTTTAG